Proteins from one Streptomyces sp. NBC_00289 genomic window:
- a CDS encoding VOC family protein — MAGTAGGRPSICPTLLYADAKAAIRQLTEAFGFTELSVYESEDGSVMHAELAQGNGAVMVGSKGRGGVFDTAMKGAGPSGVYVVVDDVDAHHQRALDHGAEILMPPTDQDYGSRDYMARDAEGNVWSFGTYAPETGA; from the coding sequence ATGGCAGGCACGGCCGGCGGGCGTCCGAGCATCTGCCCGACGCTGCTGTACGCGGACGCGAAGGCGGCGATCCGCCAGCTCACGGAGGCCTTCGGTTTCACGGAGCTGTCGGTGTACGAGAGCGAGGACGGCTCCGTGATGCACGCGGAGCTGGCGCAGGGCAACGGCGCGGTGATGGTCGGCTCCAAGGGCCGCGGCGGTGTCTTCGACACGGCGATGAAGGGTGCGGGACCGAGCGGGGTGTACGTCGTGGTGGACGACGTCGACGCGCACCACCAGCGCGCCCTGGACCACGGCGCGGAGATCCTGATGCCCCCGACGGACCAGGACTACGGCTCCCGCGACTACATGGCCCGGGACGCCGAGGGCAACGTCTGGAGCTTCGGCACCTACGCCCCCGAGACGGGCGCCTGA
- a CDS encoding ABC-F family ATP-binding cassette domain-containing protein: MISASGIELRAGARVLIESATFRVAKGDRIGLVGRNGAGKTTLTKVLAGDGVPAGGTVTRSGEVGYLPQDPRTGDLDVLASDRILSARGLDTLIRKMRENEQRIANGSGATREKALRQYERQETEFLTKGGYSAEAEAATIAAALNLPDRVLGQPLHTLSGGQRRRVELARILFSDADTLLLDEPTNHLDADSIVWLRDYLKTYRGGFIVISHDVDLVETVVNKVFYLDANRAQIDYYNMGWKLYQQQREADEKRRKRERQNAEKKAAALHSQADKMRAKATKTVAAQNMAKRADRLLAGLEAVRASDKVAKLRFPEPSPCGKTPLMAEGLSKSYGSLEIFTDVDLAIDKGSRVVILGLNGAGKTTLLRLLGGAEKPDTGEVIEGHGLKLGYYAQEHETLDPERTVLENMRSAAPDLDLVAVRKTLGSFLFSGDDVDKPAGVLSGGEKTRLALATLVVSSANVLLLDEPTNNLDPASREEILGALRTYKGAVVLVTHDEGAVEALQPERIILLPDGVEDLWGADYADLVALA; encoded by the coding sequence GTGATCTCCGCCTCCGGTATCGAGCTGCGCGCCGGCGCCCGAGTCCTCATCGAGTCCGCCACCTTCCGAGTCGCCAAGGGCGACCGCATCGGCCTGGTCGGCCGCAACGGAGCGGGGAAGACCACCCTCACCAAGGTCCTGGCCGGTGACGGCGTCCCGGCCGGGGGCACCGTCACCCGCTCCGGCGAGGTCGGCTACCTCCCGCAGGACCCCCGCACCGGCGACCTCGACGTCCTCGCCAGCGACCGCATCCTCTCCGCGCGCGGCCTGGACACCCTGATCCGCAAGATGCGGGAGAACGAACAGCGCATCGCCAACGGCAGCGGCGCCACCCGGGAGAAGGCCCTGCGGCAGTACGAGCGCCAGGAGACGGAGTTCCTCACCAAGGGCGGGTACTCCGCCGAGGCCGAGGCCGCCACCATCGCCGCCGCGCTCAACCTCCCCGACCGGGTGCTCGGCCAGCCCCTGCACACGCTCTCCGGAGGTCAGCGCCGCCGCGTGGAGCTGGCGCGCATCCTGTTCTCCGACGCCGACACCCTGCTGCTCGACGAGCCGACCAACCACCTCGACGCCGACTCGATCGTCTGGCTGCGCGACTACCTCAAGACCTACCGCGGCGGCTTCATCGTGATCTCCCACGACGTCGACCTGGTGGAGACGGTCGTCAACAAGGTCTTCTACCTGGACGCCAACCGCGCCCAGATCGACTACTACAACATGGGCTGGAAGCTCTACCAGCAGCAGCGCGAGGCCGACGAGAAGCGCCGTAAGCGCGAGCGGCAGAACGCCGAGAAGAAGGCCGCCGCCCTGCACTCGCAGGCCGACAAGATGCGCGCCAAGGCCACCAAGACCGTCGCCGCGCAGAACATGGCGAAGCGGGCCGACCGGCTGCTCGCCGGACTCGAGGCGGTACGGGCCTCCGACAAGGTCGCCAAGCTGCGCTTCCCCGAGCCGTCCCCCTGCGGCAAGACCCCGCTGATGGCCGAGGGCCTGTCGAAGTCGTACGGATCGCTGGAGATCTTCACCGACGTCGACCTGGCCATCGACAAGGGCTCGCGCGTCGTCATCCTCGGCCTGAACGGCGCCGGCAAGACCACCCTTCTGCGGCTGCTCGGCGGCGCCGAGAAGCCCGACACAGGCGAGGTCATCGAGGGCCACGGCCTCAAGCTCGGCTACTACGCGCAGGAGCACGAGACGCTCGACCCCGAGCGCACGGTGCTGGAGAACATGCGCTCCGCCGCACCCGACCTCGACCTCGTCGCCGTGCGCAAGACGCTCGGCTCCTTCCTCTTCTCCGGCGACGACGTCGACAAGCCGGCCGGTGTGCTCTCCGGCGGCGAGAAGACCCGCCTCGCGCTCGCGACCCTGGTGGTCTCCTCCGCGAACGTGCTGCTGCTGGACGAGCCCACCAACAACCTCGACCCGGCCAGCCGCGAGGAGATCCTCGGCGCGCTGCGCACGTACAAGGGCGCGGTCGTCCTCGTCACCCACGACGAGGGAGCGGTCGAGGCCCTCCAGCCGGAGCGGATCATCCTGCTGCCGGACGGCGTCGAGGACCTGTGGGGCGCCGACTACGCGGACCTCGTGGCCCTGGCCTGA
- a CDS encoding SDR family oxidoreductase: protein MDLGLKDRVYVVTGATRGLGHAAARELVADGAKVVITGRDEKRVAEKAAELGPGAAGVAVDNADPEAPARLIAAARERFGGFDGILVSVGGPPPGFVADTTDEQWQAAFESVFLGAVRVARAAAEELEAGGVIGFVLSGSVHEPIPGLTISNGLRPGLAGFAKSLSDELGPRGIRVVGLLPARIDTDRVRELDGLSADPEATRAANESRIPLRRYGRPEEFGRTAAFLLSPAASYLTGVMVPVDGGMRHGF, encoded by the coding sequence ATGGATCTTGGACTGAAGGACCGGGTGTACGTCGTCACCGGGGCCACCCGCGGACTGGGCCACGCCGCCGCCCGCGAACTCGTGGCCGACGGTGCGAAGGTGGTCATCACGGGGCGGGACGAGAAGCGCGTCGCCGAAAAGGCGGCCGAGCTGGGTCCGGGCGCGGCCGGTGTCGCCGTCGACAACGCCGACCCGGAGGCGCCCGCCCGGCTGATCGCGGCCGCGCGGGAGCGCTTCGGCGGCTTCGACGGCATCCTCGTCAGCGTCGGAGGTCCGCCGCCCGGCTTCGTCGCCGACACCACGGACGAGCAGTGGCAGGCGGCCTTCGAGTCGGTCTTCCTCGGTGCGGTGCGGGTCGCCCGCGCGGCGGCGGAGGAGCTGGAGGCGGGCGGGGTCATCGGGTTCGTGCTGTCGGGATCGGTGCACGAGCCGATCCCGGGACTGACGATCTCCAACGGGCTGCGGCCCGGTCTCGCCGGATTCGCCAAGTCCCTCTCGGACGAGCTGGGGCCGCGGGGCATCCGGGTCGTGGGGCTGCTGCCGGCGCGCATCGACACGGATCGGGTGCGCGAGCTGGACGGGTTGTCGGCGGACCCCGAGGCGACCCGGGCGGCCAACGAGTCGCGGATTCCGTTGCGCCGGTACGGGAGGCCGGAGGAGTTCGGGCGGACCGCCGCGTTTCTGCTGTCTCCGGCCGCGTCCTATCTGACCGGGGTCATGGTGCCGGTCGACGGTGGGATGCGGCACGGGTTCTGA
- a CDS encoding enoyl-CoA hydratase/isomerase family protein has product MASPDQDLGPVLDKDGVRLTVDDAIATVTLTNPAKRNAQSPALWRALAEAGRLLPGTVRVVVLAAEGRSFSAGLDRQAFTPEGFDGEPSFIDLARGSDAELDATIAEYQEGFTWWRRSDIVSIAAVQGHAIGAGFQLALACDLRVVADDVQFAMRETSLGLVPDLTGTHPLVGLVGYARALEICATGRSVTAEEAVSSGLANLAVPLDELEGAVRDLAGAVLAAPRDAVIETKALLRGVQGRSYEEQRAAERAAQARRLRDLAGVGE; this is encoded by the coding sequence ATGGCTTCGCCCGACCAGGACCTCGGTCCGGTACTCGACAAGGACGGCGTACGGCTCACCGTCGACGACGCGATCGCCACGGTGACCCTGACCAACCCGGCCAAGCGCAACGCCCAAAGTCCTGCTCTGTGGCGGGCGTTGGCCGAAGCCGGGAGGTTGTTGCCGGGCACCGTTCGCGTCGTCGTGCTGGCCGCCGAGGGCAGGTCCTTCTCCGCCGGACTCGACCGGCAGGCGTTCACGCCCGAGGGCTTCGACGGCGAACCGTCGTTCATCGACCTCGCGCGTGGCAGTGACGCCGAGCTGGACGCGACCATCGCCGAATACCAGGAGGGCTTCACCTGGTGGCGGCGCAGCGACATCGTGTCCATCGCCGCGGTGCAGGGACATGCCATCGGAGCGGGATTCCAGCTGGCTCTCGCGTGTGACCTGCGCGTCGTCGCCGACGACGTGCAGTTCGCCATGCGCGAGACCAGCCTCGGACTCGTACCCGACCTGACCGGTACGCATCCGCTGGTCGGGCTGGTCGGCTACGCCCGGGCGCTGGAGATCTGCGCGACCGGCCGGTCCGTGACGGCCGAGGAAGCCGTCAGCAGCGGACTCGCGAACCTGGCCGTGCCGCTCGACGAACTCGAGGGCGCGGTGCGGGACCTGGCCGGCGCGGTGCTGGCCGCGCCGCGGGACGCCGTGATCGAGACGAAGGCGTTGTTGCGCGGGGTCCAGGGGCGGTCGTACGAGGAGCAGCGGGCCGCCGAGCGGGCCGCCCAGGCCCGGCGGCTGCGGGACCTGGCCGGCGTCGGCGAATGA
- a CDS encoding DUF6286 domain-containing protein has product MSESQGTEGTTQRLPVIERAADPVGEYEPPPPTEEKEAEAGGTGRFWSARRVPAGIVALVLLVVAGAFLYDVAAVRAGRSAMHWRRELARQLAERPLDDIWVLVGAGVAAAVGLWLIVLAVTPGLRAVLPMRRTHADVRAGLHRKAVATVLRDRAMEVSGVQSVRVRTRRRKSDVRAVAHFRELDEVRADVEAVLAEAVRGLGLVRPPAPAVRVARPGRKG; this is encoded by the coding sequence ATGAGCGAGTCCCAGGGCACCGAGGGCACCACGCAGCGGCTGCCGGTCATCGAGAGGGCGGCCGATCCGGTCGGGGAGTACGAACCACCGCCCCCGACCGAGGAGAAGGAGGCCGAGGCCGGCGGCACCGGCCGCTTCTGGTCCGCGCGCCGCGTCCCGGCGGGCATCGTGGCGCTGGTGCTCCTGGTCGTCGCCGGCGCCTTCCTCTACGACGTCGCCGCCGTGCGAGCGGGCCGGTCCGCCATGCACTGGCGCCGGGAACTGGCCCGGCAGCTCGCCGAACGGCCCCTCGACGACATCTGGGTGCTCGTCGGCGCGGGCGTCGCGGCGGCGGTGGGCCTGTGGCTGATCGTGCTGGCCGTCACGCCGGGCCTGCGGGCGGTGCTGCCGATGCGGCGCACGCACGCCGACGTACGTGCCGGACTGCACCGGAAGGCGGTCGCGACGGTGCTGCGCGACCGGGCCATGGAGGTCTCGGGCGTGCAGTCGGTTCGCGTGCGGACCCGCCGGAGGAAGTCCGACGTCCGCGCGGTCGCGCACTTCCGTGAACTGGACGAGGTACGGGCCGATGTGGAGGCCGTGCTCGCCGAGGCCGTGCGGGGGCTCGGGCTGGTCCGGCCGCCCGCGCCGGCGGTCCGTGTGGCGAGGCCCGGACGGAAGGGGTGA
- a CDS encoding Asp23/Gls24 family envelope stress response protein translates to MTDMTEQDRTGTSSGAKDTPETSATRKSQATRRGGGDPSTRGRTTIADGVVEKIAGLAARDVFGVHAMGSGLSRTFGAVRDRVPGGSKSATRGVKAEVGEVQTALDLEIVVDYGVSISDVARDVRENVVAAVERMTGLEVVEVNIAVSDVKLPDEEDEEPEPRIQ, encoded by the coding sequence ATGACCGACATGACGGAACAGGACCGGACGGGGACCTCATCAGGGGCGAAGGACACGCCGGAGACCTCTGCGACGCGCAAGTCCCAGGCGACCAGGCGCGGTGGTGGAGACCCGTCAACCCGGGGGCGGACGACCATCGCGGACGGCGTGGTGGAGAAGATCGCCGGACTGGCCGCGCGGGACGTCTTCGGCGTGCACGCCATGGGCAGCGGGCTGTCGCGGACCTTCGGGGCCGTGCGCGACCGGGTGCCCGGCGGGTCGAAATCGGCGACGCGCGGAGTGAAGGCCGAGGTCGGCGAGGTGCAGACCGCGCTCGACCTGGAGATCGTCGTCGACTACGGCGTGTCGATCTCCGACGTGGCCCGGGACGTACGGGAGAACGTCGTCGCGGCGGTGGAACGGATGACCGGCCTCGAGGTCGTCGAGGTCAACATCGCGGTGAGCGACGTCAAACTGCCGGACGAAGAGGACGAGGAGCCGGAACCCCGCATCCAGTGA
- the amaP gene encoding alkaline shock response membrane anchor protein AmaP, whose protein sequence is MLRTVNRVVLGVVGLVLVLLGGSVLAVGLGASPPSWWIHDGRHDVLLSVAERTRWRDAGWWWPTVIAVLAVLVLLALWWLTAVLRRRRLAEVLVDTGDGEGALLRGRALEGVFAGEAGDLDGVARAHVHLTGRRTAPEARVRLLLEPQVDPATALHHLTTQALTHARTSAALPTLPTEVRLNAVKHRADRVN, encoded by the coding sequence ATGCTCAGGACCGTCAACCGTGTGGTGCTCGGGGTGGTCGGCCTGGTGCTGGTCCTCCTCGGCGGCTCCGTGCTCGCCGTCGGACTGGGCGCGTCCCCGCCCTCCTGGTGGATTCACGACGGACGGCACGACGTCCTGCTCAGCGTCGCCGAGCGGACCCGCTGGCGGGACGCCGGCTGGTGGTGGCCCACCGTCATCGCCGTGCTCGCCGTACTCGTCCTGCTGGCCCTGTGGTGGCTGACCGCGGTGCTGCGCCGCCGTCGGCTCGCCGAGGTGCTCGTCGACACCGGCGACGGCGAGGGTGCCCTGCTGCGGGGACGGGCCCTGGAGGGCGTGTTCGCGGGGGAGGCGGGTGACCTGGACGGCGTCGCCCGGGCCCACGTCCACCTGACCGGCCGCCGCACGGCCCCCGAGGCCCGCGTACGGCTCCTGCTGGAACCGCAGGTGGACCCGGCCACCGCCCTGCACCACCTCACCACCCAGGCCCTGACCCACGCCCGCACATCAGCGGCCCTCCCGACCCTCCCCACGGAAGTCCGCCTGAACGCGGTCAAACACCGAGCGGACAGAGTCAACTGA
- a CDS encoding nucleopolyhedrovirus P10 family protein has protein sequence MTADQWTRAVRHQLGLGRLLPLGGPNDGAWISERAADSVLRRAAEEVRGVRLTALRIALADPEDTREPVVPPPASALPPGALRVTAEFTASASQPLPTAAARLRTVLAAAATERLGLTVTEVDLRVTDLLEGDEVPSGPSAEPEPEPTPGPPRTPDAPDTPASAARSADEQRVAAAALTVPGVVRVTGARVEELGGGQAVLPHRHVRLEVAVGLGVRALDVALEVRARVAQSLPDHPTAAVLVAAVS, from the coding sequence ATGACGGCAGATCAGTGGACCCGGGCGGTGCGCCATCAGCTGGGGCTGGGCAGGCTGCTGCCCCTGGGCGGCCCCAACGACGGCGCCTGGATCTCGGAGCGGGCGGCCGACTCGGTGCTCCGGCGCGCGGCGGAGGAGGTGCGCGGGGTTCGGCTGACCGCGCTGCGCATCGCCCTCGCCGACCCGGAGGACACGCGGGAACCCGTCGTACCGCCGCCGGCGAGCGCTCTGCCGCCCGGAGCGCTGCGGGTGACGGCGGAGTTCACGGCGTCGGCGTCGCAGCCGCTGCCGACGGCGGCGGCGCGGCTGCGTACGGTGCTGGCGGCAGCGGCCACGGAGCGGCTCGGCCTGACGGTGACGGAGGTGGACCTGCGGGTCACGGACCTGTTGGAGGGGGACGAGGTGCCTTCGGGACCGTCCGCCGAACCGGAACCGGAGCCGACGCCGGGCCCGCCCCGGACACCGGACGCGCCGGACACACCGGCCTCCGCGGCCCGGAGCGCCGACGAGCAGCGGGTGGCCGCCGCCGCGCTGACGGTCCCTGGCGTGGTCCGGGTGACGGGCGCCCGCGTCGAGGAGCTCGGGGGCGGGCAGGCCGTTCTGCCGCACCGCCACGTCCGGCTGGAGGTGGCGGTGGGCCTCGGCGTCCGGGCCCTGGACGTGGCCCTGGAGGTCCGTGCGAGGGTGGCGCAGTCGCTGCCGGACCACCCGACGGCAGCGGTGCTGGTGGCGGCGGTCAGCTGA
- a CDS encoding alpha/beta hydrolase: MRTVKATAAAVSVALAAGVASVAAGRYASGAALKAPPGRPLPTEPRLTVHGTAAGQIVLTRSLASLRPGTYGLAGDGMHAVVGPVQEATPHPADTVVRRLERVTHGAPEPGGKAWLTPNVHVGDPGSALGLEYADIDIPGELGSLPAWFVPGLRDTWIITVHGLGTTREHPLNVLGLLHRHRFPLLDLAYRGDLGAPRSPDGLSHLGETEWRDLDAAIRYAERYGARQVVLYGWSTGATMALRAAAHSALRDRVAGLVLDSPVLSWQTTLRALAAAHRTPGALLPLAVRAAQGRTGLHPDRGAAPALDGLRAPTLIFHGPDDTVAPWELSRRLADARPNLVALHTVRRAPHAAMWNADPEAYEEALRRFLVPLM, encoded by the coding sequence ATGCGCACAGTCAAAGCGACGGCCGCGGCCGTCTCCGTGGCCCTCGCGGCCGGCGTGGCAAGCGTCGCCGCCGGCCGGTACGCCAGCGGCGCAGCGCTCAAGGCACCGCCGGGCCGGCCGCTGCCGACCGAGCCCCGCCTCACCGTGCACGGCACCGCCGCCGGGCAGATCGTGCTGACCCGGTCCCTGGCCTCACTGCGGCCCGGCACCTACGGACTCGCGGGCGATGGCATGCACGCGGTGGTGGGTCCCGTCCAGGAGGCCACTCCGCACCCCGCCGACACCGTCGTACGCCGCCTGGAACGCGTCACCCACGGCGCCCCGGAACCCGGCGGCAAGGCATGGCTCACCCCCAACGTGCACGTCGGCGATCCGGGCTCCGCCCTCGGTCTCGAGTACGCCGACATCGACATCCCCGGCGAACTCGGCTCGCTGCCCGCCTGGTTCGTCCCCGGCCTGCGGGACACCTGGATCATCACCGTGCACGGCCTGGGCACCACCCGCGAACACCCCCTGAACGTGCTGGGCCTCCTGCACCGCCACCGCTTCCCGCTGCTCGACCTCGCCTACCGCGGCGACCTCGGCGCGCCCCGCTCCCCGGACGGCCTGAGCCACCTCGGCGAGACCGAGTGGCGGGACCTGGACGCGGCGATCCGCTACGCCGAGCGCTACGGCGCCCGGCAGGTCGTCCTGTACGGCTGGTCCACCGGCGCCACCATGGCCCTGCGCGCCGCCGCGCACTCGGCACTGCGCGACCGCGTCGCGGGCCTCGTCCTGGACTCCCCGGTGCTCAGCTGGCAGACCACACTGCGCGCCCTCGCCGCGGCCCACCGCACCCCGGGCGCCCTGCTGCCGCTCGCCGTGCGCGCCGCCCAGGGCCGCACCGGACTGCACCCCGACCGCGGCGCCGCCCCCGCCCTCGACGGACTCAGGGCGCCGACGCTGATCTTCCACGGGCCGGACGACACCGTGGCCCCCTGGGAACTCTCGCGCCGGCTCGCCGACGCCCGCCCTAACCTGGTCGCCCTGCACACGGTCCGCCGCGCGCCGCACGCCGCCATGTGGAACGCCGACCCGGAAGCCTACGAGGAGGCACTGCGGCGCTTCCTCGTCCCGCTGATGTGA
- a CDS encoding helix-turn-helix domain-containing protein has translation MAETLKKGSRVTGAARDKLAADLKKKYDSGASIRALAEETGRSYGFVHRMLSESGVTLRGRGGATRGKKAATS, from the coding sequence GTGGCCGAGACTCTGAAGAAGGGCAGCCGGGTAACCGGCGCCGCGCGCGACAAGCTCGCGGCAGACCTGAAGAAGAAGTACGACTCCGGTGCGAGCATCCGGGCGCTGGCCGAGGAGACCGGCCGCTCGTATGGCTTCGTACACCGGATGCTCAGCGAGTCGGGCGTCACGCTGCGTGGGCGTGGCGGCGCGACCCGGGGCAAGAAGGCCGCAACGTCCTGA
- a CDS encoding anion permease: MENFSLILAIVVITALAFDFTNGFHDTANAMATTISTGALKPKVAVAMSAALNLVGAFLSVEVANTISKGLVDESGIRPEVIFAALVGAILWNLLTWLVGLPSSSSHALMGGLIGATIASAGFGAVHGDALVTKVLIPAVAAPIVAGVAAFLATRLSYTLGRKADGKAAAKGYRTGQIASAGLVSLAHGTNDAQKTMGIITLALVAGGAVAPDSDPPTWVILSAGLAIALGTYLGGWRIIRTMGKGLTDLQPQQGFAAQTSAATVILASSHLGFSLSTTHSVSGSVMGAGLGRKGGVVRWSTATRMFVAWGLTLPAAALVGALAESVTDLGDWGTAVVAVFLIASSAAIWKISRREVIDHSNVNDPEEPAGVVTTAIAVVTPPPVGTVAEDLTATIPAPAADPVVPPATTTV, from the coding sequence ATGGAAAACTTCTCGCTGATCCTCGCGATTGTGGTAATAACCGCACTTGCGTTCGATTTCACGAACGGTTTTCACGACACCGCCAACGCGATGGCCACGACCATCTCGACCGGTGCGCTCAAGCCCAAGGTCGCGGTGGCGATGTCCGCCGCGCTCAACCTTGTGGGTGCCTTCCTTTCCGTGGAGGTCGCCAACACGATCTCCAAGGGACTCGTCGACGAGTCCGGCATACGTCCCGAGGTCATATTCGCCGCCCTGGTCGGCGCGATCCTCTGGAACCTGCTGACCTGGCTGGTCGGACTCCCCTCCAGTTCCTCGCACGCCCTCATGGGCGGCCTGATCGGCGCCACCATCGCCTCGGCGGGGTTCGGCGCGGTGCACGGTGACGCACTGGTCACCAAGGTGCTGATCCCCGCGGTCGCGGCCCCGATCGTCGCGGGCGTCGCCGCGTTCCTCGCCACGCGCCTGTCGTACACACTCGGCAGGAAGGCCGACGGCAAGGCCGCCGCGAAGGGCTACCGCACCGGCCAGATCGCCTCCGCCGGCCTGGTCTCCCTGGCCCACGGCACCAACGACGCGCAGAAGACGATGGGCATCATCACCCTCGCCCTGGTCGCCGGCGGCGCCGTCGCCCCCGACTCCGACCCGCCCACCTGGGTCATCCTCTCCGCGGGCCTCGCCATCGCGCTCGGCACCTACCTCGGCGGCTGGCGCATCATCCGCACCATGGGCAAGGGCCTCACCGACCTCCAGCCGCAGCAGGGCTTCGCCGCCCAGACCAGCGCGGCCACGGTCATCCTGGCCTCCTCCCACCTCGGCTTCTCCCTGTCCACCACGCACTCCGTCTCCGGTTCGGTGATGGGCGCGGGCCTGGGACGCAAGGGCGGCGTCGTCCGCTGGTCGACGGCCACCCGGATGTTCGTCGCCTGGGGCCTCACCCTCCCGGCCGCGGCCCTGGTCGGCGCTCTCGCCGAGTCCGTGACGGACCTCGGCGACTGGGGCACCGCGGTCGTCGCCGTCTTCCTGATCGCCTCCAGCGCCGCCATCTGGAAGATCTCCCGGCGCGAGGTCATCGACCACAGCAACGTCAACGACCCCGAGGAGCCGGCCGGCGTGGTGACCACGGCGATCGCCGTCGTGACCCCGCCGCCCGTGGGCACCGTCGCCGAGG
- a CDS encoding class II aldolase/adducin family protein — translation MAEQRRDRRDARGAREGVPAGEAWGRARPEEALAWEALVTTARRTVQDALVVGTSGNVSVRVGDTVLVTPTGVPYDRLTPDDVVGVDLDGRQVLGSLLPTSELPMHLAVYTTTDARAVVHTHAVHATAVSTLVTELPTIHYMAAALGGPVRVAPYATYGTAELAENMLRALADRSGCLLRNHGTITHGATLDQAYDRTAQLEWMCRLWLTASSVPGLNPTLLSAEQMAEVGERLRGYGQP, via the coding sequence ATGGCTGAGCAACGACGGGACCGGCGGGACGCGCGAGGTGCTCGGGAGGGCGTGCCTGCGGGAGAGGCCTGGGGGCGCGCGCGCCCCGAGGAGGCGCTCGCCTGGGAGGCCCTCGTCACGACCGCCCGACGGACGGTCCAGGACGCCCTGGTCGTCGGGACCTCGGGCAACGTCTCGGTCCGCGTCGGGGACACCGTCCTGGTCACACCGACCGGCGTCCCCTACGACCGGCTCACCCCGGACGACGTCGTCGGCGTCGACCTCGACGGCCGCCAGGTGCTCGGCTCGCTCCTGCCGACGAGCGAACTGCCGATGCACCTCGCCGTCTACACCACCACCGACGCCCGTGCCGTCGTCCACACCCACGCCGTGCACGCCACGGCCGTCTCGACGCTCGTGACCGAACTCCCGACCATCCACTACATGGCCGCCGCGCTCGGCGGCCCCGTCCGGGTCGCCCCCTACGCCACGTACGGCACGGCGGAGTTGGCCGAGAACATGCTGCGCGCCCTCGCCGACCGCTCCGGCTGCCTGCTGCGCAACCACGGCACGATCACCCACGGCGCCACCCTCGACCAGGCCTACGACCGCACCGCCCAGCTGGAGTGGATGTGCCGCCTGTGGCTCACGGCGTCCTCGGTACCCGGCCTGAACCCGACGCTCCTGTCGGCGGAACAGATGGCCGAGGTGGGGGAGCGGCTGCGCGGGTACGGGCAACCCTGA